A genomic stretch from Anabaena cylindrica PCC 7122 includes:
- a CDS encoding cysteine synthase family protein, with product MNYLPKSLPFENFSSSQFNSRNRYKKITAIDVTHALGNVPIVRLKNISRVCLESECLLKLESCNPGGSIKEKNAVYLVKRAEEEGLLLPGGTIIESSSGNFGVGLAMVGAVRGYRVIIVVDAKTAPPFRRMLKAYGAELVDVPLHEADESGSMQKARMKRAHDLAATIPNAWYPCQHLNPWNTEAHSYYTAREIEAHFAGELDAVVVGVSTAGQIMGIARYLLPRFPKIRIVGVDVVGSVIMGTPAKPYKMTGIGLSFFPPNLDLSMLDRAYVIPEDMAYSVCHALASREGLLLGASTGAIVAGGLHLARSLGAGARILMINPDRGDRYLETVYDSDWLDHHGFTLKQGEHLDDAIASLTPLSF from the coding sequence ATGAATTATCTTCCTAAATCTTTACCGTTCGAGAACTTTTCTAGTTCACAATTCAACAGTCGTAATAGATATAAAAAGATTACAGCTATTGATGTTACACACGCACTAGGAAATGTACCTATTGTACGACTTAAAAACATCTCTCGTGTATGTCTTGAATCAGAGTGTTTATTGAAACTAGAGAGCTGCAATCCTGGAGGATCAATTAAGGAGAAAAATGCAGTTTACCTCGTCAAGCGTGCGGAGGAAGAAGGACTACTTCTACCTGGTGGTACGATTATCGAGTCAAGCTCAGGAAATTTCGGCGTTGGTCTAGCAATGGTAGGAGCAGTCCGAGGGTATCGAGTTATTATTGTTGTCGATGCCAAAACTGCGCCACCGTTTAGACGAATGCTGAAAGCATACGGTGCAGAACTTGTAGATGTACCGCTACATGAGGCAGACGAATCAGGCTCTATGCAAAAGGCAAGAATGAAACGAGCGCATGACCTTGCCGCAACCATTCCTAATGCTTGGTATCCATGTCAGCACTTGAATCCTTGGAATACTGAGGCACATTCATACTACACTGCGCGGGAAATTGAAGCCCACTTTGCTGGTGAACTTGATGCTGTCGTGGTAGGTGTTAGCACGGCGGGACAAATAATGGGAATAGCTCGTTATCTCCTACCGCGATTTCCAAAAATACGTATTGTTGGCGTTGATGTGGTGGGTTCAGTGATTATGGGAACGCCAGCCAAACCATACAAGATGACGGGTATTGGGTTATCTTTCTTTCCACCAAATCTCGATCTTTCAATGCTCGATCGCGCTTACGTGATACCAGAGGATATGGCTTACTCGGTGTGTCATGCACTTGCAAGTCGTGAAGGATTGCTTCTTGGTGCATCAACAGGGGCAATTGTCGCTGGTGGTTTGCATCTGGCGCGCTCTCTTGGTGCGGGTGCGCGGATTTTGATGATCAATCCAGACCGAGGGGATAGATACCTTGAGACAGTCTACGATTCCGATTGGCTTGATCATCATGGATTTACCTTGAAACAGGGGGAACATCTTGATGATGCGATCGCCTCACTGACTCCTCTGTCTTTCTAA
- the rppA gene encoding two-component system response regulator RppA, whose product MRVLLVEDEPDLGAAIKRTLTQQKYLVDWVLDGNEAWAYLDNKWTPQYTLAIFDWMLPGMSGLELCKMLRSHKSPLPVLMLTAKDRMEDKVAGLDAGADDYLVKPFGMAELLARLRALQRRSPQFQPQELTVGNLTLDYGNNMVVSQNNTGKKQEISLTNKEFQLLEYFMKHPNQIVTTEQIRNQLWEVSAEPISNVVAAQIRLLRRKLANSGCGNMIETLHATGYRLNLTP is encoded by the coding sequence ATGAGAGTGCTACTAGTAGAAGATGAACCAGATTTGGGGGCAGCTATTAAACGAACTCTTACCCAGCAGAAGTATTTGGTTGATTGGGTACTAGATGGTAATGAGGCGTGGGCATATTTAGACAATAAGTGGACACCACAATACACATTAGCTATTTTCGATTGGATGCTGCCTGGAATGTCAGGATTAGAGTTATGCAAAATGCTACGTTCTCACAAAAGCCCTTTGCCTGTATTAATGCTGACGGCAAAAGATAGGATGGAAGATAAAGTTGCTGGCCTAGATGCAGGTGCAGATGACTATTTAGTAAAGCCATTTGGTATGGCGGAATTATTGGCAAGGTTGCGGGCGCTACAGAGGAGATCGCCCCAATTTCAGCCTCAAGAATTAACTGTTGGCAACTTAACTCTAGATTACGGTAACAATATGGTTGTTAGTCAAAATAATACAGGCAAGAAACAGGAGATTTCCTTAACTAATAAAGAATTCCAGTTACTAGAGTATTTTATGAAACATCCAAACCAAATTGTGACTACTGAACAAATTCGCAATCAGCTTTGGGAAGTGAGTGCAGAACCCATAAGTAATGTAGTAGCTGCTCAAATACGTTTGCTGCGTCGCAAACTAGCTAATAGTGGCTGCGGGAATATGATTGAAACTTTGCATGCTACAGGATATCGTCTCAATCTCACGCCATGA